In the genome of Vanacampus margaritifer isolate UIUO_Vmar chromosome 1, RoL_Vmar_1.0, whole genome shotgun sequence, one region contains:
- the nrp2a gene encoding neuropilin-2a isoform X4, with amino-acid sequence MIESPGFPDKYPHNLECSYMIIAPAHMEISLTFLTFDLENDPLLVGEGDCKYDWLDVWDGLPQVSPLIGRYCGTKIPPEIQSSSGLLSLSFHTDMAVAKDGFSARYNMTQKEVSESFHCSMALGMESGKISDDQISASTSFYDNRWLPRQARLNNHDNAWTPSEDSNKEYIQVDLHFLKVLTGIATQGAISKETQKSYYVTTFKLEVSTNGEDWMIYRHGKNHKVFHANTDPAEVVLNRVPQPVLARFVRIRPQTWRNGIALRFELYGCQITDAPCSRLQGLLSGLLPDNQISASSSRDMMWNPSTARLVASRSGWFPAPSQPLAGEEWLQVDLGVPKTVRGVITQGARGGDAASGGTTENRAFARKYKVAYSLNGKEWNFIMDRKTSQPKIFEGNTHYDTPELRHFEETVAQYVRLYPERWSPAGIGMRVEILGCDLPEITTPADTATPTLPAQTTTVVASTTAATPSPADGVCDFENSLCGWTHDPSAPLLWSLHSHELNSHLYIEASPKTEQQRARLLSPVVPADTGPVCLLFSYQMWGEAEGHLRVLLRDTHNEETLLWTLKDDQGPVWKEGRTILPRSPKNFQVVMEGFFAHGTRGHVWIDNIHMSSSTPLEECTQPINAFSPDMTAVKTPNQFGDVRLDGGRAPLGGGLQFPEWNTASPSLEPPVIPASEKDNSWLYTLDPILVTIIVMSSLGVLLGAVCAGLLLYCTCSYSGLSSRSSTTLENYNFELYDGLKHKVKLNQQRCCTEA; translated from the exons ATGATCGAGTCACCGGGCTTCCCTGACAAATACCCGCACAATCTGGAGTGCTCCTACATGATCATTGCTCCGGCCCACATGGAAATCAGCCTCACCTTCCTCACCTTTGACCTGGAGAATGACCCGCTGTTGGTGGGAGAGGGTGACTGCAAATACGACTGGTTGGACGTGTGGGACGGCTTGCCGCAAG TGTCACCACTGATCGGGCGGTACTGCGGTACAAAGATCCCTCCAGAGATTCAGTCGTCCTCTGGCCTGCTGTCCCTCTCCTTTCACACAGACATGGCAGTGGCCAAAGATGGCTTCTCTGCCCGATACAACATGACACAGAAAGAAGTCAGCGAGT CGTTTCACTGTAGCATGGCACTCGGCATGGAGTCGGGGAAGATCAGTGACGACCAGATCAGCGCCTCCACAAGCTTCTACGACAACCGCTGGTTGCCGCGCCAGGCTCGCCTCAACAACCACGACAACGCCTGGACGCCCTCAGAGGACAGCAACAAAGAGTACATCCAG GTTGACCTCCACTTCCTGAAGGTGTTGACGGGCATTGCCACTCAGGGGGCCATTTCCAAGGAGACACAAAAGTCTTACTATGTCACTACCTTCAAGCTGGAGGTCAGCACCAACGGGGAGGACTGGATGATCTATCGGCATGGCAAGAACCACAAG GTTTTCCACGCCAACACGGACCCAGCCGAGGTGGTGCTCAATCGCGTACCGCAGCCCGTCTTGGCCCGGTTTGTGCGTATCCGACCACAGACGTGGCGTAACGGCATCGCCCTGCGCTTTGAGCTCTATGGATGCCAGATTACAG ACGCTCCGTGCTCCAGACTACAAGGCCTGCTGTCTGGCCTGCTGCCTGACAACCAGATCTCGGCCTCCTCCAGCAGGGACATGATGTGGAACCCCAGCACCGCCCGCTTAGTGGCCAGCCGCTCTGGCTGGTTCCCCGCACCTTCACAACCCCTTGCTGGGGAGGAGTGGCTTCAG GTGGACCTGGGTGTGCCCAAAACAGTGCGTGGAGTCATCACCCAGGGAGCAAGGGGGGGAGATGCAGCAAGTGGAGGAACCACAGAGAACCGGGCTTTTGCCCGCAAGTACAAAGTTGCATATAGCCTGAATGGAAAAGAATGGAATTTCATCATGGACCGAAAGACCAGCCAGCCTAAG ATTTTTGAGGGTAACACACACTATGACACCCCAGAGCTGCGTCATTTTGAGGAGACGGTGGCCCAGTACGTACGACTGTACCCTGAAAGGTGGTCTCCAGCAGGAATTGGGATGAGAGTGGAAATACTGGGCTGTGACCTTCCAG AAATCACCACGCCAGCAGACACGGCCACGCCCACACTCCCTGCTCAGACCACCACCGTCGTTGCATCCACCACAG CTGCCACCCCCTCGCCGGCAGACGGCGTGTGTGACTTTGAGAACAGTTTGTGTGGGTGGACGCACGACCCCAGCGCCCCCCTTCTCTGGTCTTTGCACAGTCATG AGCTCAACAGTCATCTGTATATCGAAGCCAGTCCAAAGACAGAGCAGCAGCGAGCTCGCCTCCTCAGCCCCGTGGTGCCGGCCGACACCGGGCCAGTGTGCCTTCTCTTTTCCTACCAAATGTGGGGGGAGGCCGAGGGGCACCTCAGGGTCTTGCTGCGAGACACCCACAATGAGGAGACCCTCCTGTGGACTCTAAAAGATGACCAGGGCCCAGTCTGGAAGGAGGGCCGCACTATCCTGCCTCGCTCACCTAAAAACTTCCAG GTTGTGATGGAGGGCTTCTTTGCGCACGGCACGAGAGGACATGTCTGGATTGACAACATCCACATGAGCTCCAGCACGCCGCTGGAGGAGTGTACAC AACCCATCAATGCCTTCTCTCCAGATATGACAG CAGTCAAGACACCCAATCAGTTTGGAGATGTGCGGTTGGACGGAGGCAGGGCACCACTGGGTGGAG GTTTGCAGTTTCCAGAATGGAACACAGCATCTCCGTCGTTGGAACCTCCAGTGATTCCAGCCTCAGAGAAGGACAACTCGTGGCTGTACACGTTGGACCCCATTCTGGTCACCATCATTGTCATGAGTTCCCTAGGGGTCCTACTGGGGGCCGTGTGTGCGGGCCTCCTCCTTTACTGCACCTGCTCCTACAGCGGCCTGTCCTCACGCTCCTCCACCACACTGGAGAACTACAACTTTGAACTGTACGACGGACTCAAGCACAAGGTCAAACTCAACCAGCAGCGCTGCTGCACCGAGGCGTGA